Proteins encoded together in one Caldicellulosiruptor saccharolyticus DSM 8903 window:
- a CDS encoding phosphoglucomutase/phosphomannomutase family protein, translated as MIKFGTDGWRAVISKDYTFDNVKIVAQAIADYIKEIDDKRPVLVGYDTRFMSEEYARLCAGVLVANGTKTYLTKKPTPTPVVSFTVKNMNLAGAIMITASHNPPQWNGIKFKGDYGGSALPSIIAEIEKHLYKNEVKFVEPEESSLFSFIDADKDYFEHIEKLVDLNLIAKFKPFAIIDPMHGAGVGYVKTLLEKYGIKHIQIRDERNPYFGGVNPEPIYKNLGKLIDTVVQNNADIGLATDGDADRVGAVDEKGEFIDSHRIYALLLRHLVEAKGLKGGVVKTFSTTNMVPILANKYGLKIYETPIGFKYICELFLKEDILIGGEESGGIGIKNHIPERDGILCSLLLLEIMAYYQKPISQILDELFKEIGYHYYDRVDLHLPIEIKEKTLKMISQNTEFAGRKIKEIQTLDGYKYIFEDGSWILFRASGTEPVLRVYTEQFTKDEVKRLLDEAVKLIEEMK; from the coding sequence ATGATAAAGTTTGGAACAGACGGCTGGAGAGCAGTAATCAGTAAGGATTACACTTTTGACAATGTAAAGATTGTCGCCCAAGCAATTGCTGACTATATAAAAGAAATTGATGACAAAAGACCTGTTTTGGTAGGATATGACACAAGATTTATGTCAGAAGAGTATGCTCGGCTTTGCGCAGGGGTTCTTGTTGCAAACGGCACAAAGACATATCTTACAAAAAAGCCAACACCAACACCTGTTGTATCATTTACTGTCAAGAACATGAATTTAGCAGGAGCTATAATGATTACAGCAAGCCATAACCCACCACAATGGAATGGGATAAAGTTCAAAGGCGATTATGGTGGGTCTGCACTACCGTCTATAATTGCTGAAATTGAAAAACATCTTTATAAAAATGAGGTAAAGTTTGTTGAACCTGAAGAAAGCAGTCTCTTTTCCTTTATAGATGCTGACAAGGACTATTTTGAACACATTGAAAAGCTTGTAGACCTTAATCTTATTGCAAAATTCAAACCTTTTGCAATAATCGATCCAATGCACGGTGCTGGAGTTGGATATGTTAAAACCTTGTTAGAAAAATATGGAATCAAACACATCCAGATAAGAGATGAAAGAAACCCGTACTTTGGAGGAGTCAATCCAGAACCTATTTATAAAAACCTTGGAAAATTGATTGATACTGTTGTCCAAAACAACGCAGACATTGGCCTTGCAACAGACGGCGATGCAGATAGAGTTGGCGCTGTTGATGAAAAAGGAGAGTTTATTGATTCACACAGAATATATGCACTGCTTCTGAGACATTTAGTTGAAGCAAAAGGTTTAAAGGGTGGTGTTGTAAAAACATTTTCAACTACCAATATGGTTCCTATTTTGGCAAACAAGTACGGACTCAAAATCTATGAAACACCGATTGGCTTTAAATATATCTGCGAACTTTTCTTAAAAGAAGACATTCTCATTGGTGGCGAGGAAAGCGGAGGTATTGGAATTAAAAATCATATACCTGAAAGAGATGGAATTTTATGTAGCTTGCTGCTCCTTGAGATTATGGCTTATTATCAAAAACCAATCAGTCAAATACTTGACGAGCTTTTTAAAGAAATAGGTTATCACTACTATGACAGAGTTGACCTGCATTTGCCAATCGAAATCAAAGAAAAGACGTTGAAGATGATTTCCCAAAACACAGAGTTTGCAGGCAGAAAGATTAAAGAGATTCAAACATTAGACGGCTATAAATATATCTTTGAAGATGGCTCATGGATACTCTTCAGAGCATCTGGCACAGAACCTGTTTTGAGAGTATACACAGAACAGTTCACCAAAGACGAGGTCAAAAGGCTTTTAGATGAGGCTGTGAAGTTGATAGAGGAGATGAAATAA
- a CDS encoding radical SAM/SPASM domain-containing protein has translation MNRILRAPELVSWEITNQCNLRCNYCSNDDNFYASSLSLSIEDCKKVIDILHKTEVFRINIEGGEPFLRNDLLEIIGYLNEKGYIPKITTNGTLITRELAKELANYKILTLQISLDAPNKECYSNIRGSETYFDRILESIEYLKEFKIPICLSMVLLKTNINLVEDFIIFAKKIKVNGVRFIDFIPNSNEKMLLVPSNEEIKKAYITMNKFENTPEFKIIKPYKLLSTLVFDKKNEINYSNFTLLQWVNREKKVICEAANIIVHIKANGDITPCVFFREKKFIAGNILQNDFLSIWNHSPIFNLFRELSNNNCPPCIHFSTCMGGCRALAYYVNKNLNGIDSRCWHN, from the coding sequence ATGAACAGAATTTTAAGAGCTCCAGAACTTGTAAGTTGGGAAATAACAAATCAATGCAATTTAAGATGCAATTATTGTTCAAATGATGATAATTTTTATGCTTCATCCCTATCTCTTTCTATTGAGGATTGCAAAAAAGTTATAGATATTCTACATAAAACCGAAGTCTTTAGAATAAACATTGAAGGCGGAGAACCTTTTTTGAGAAATGATTTGTTAGAAATAATAGGATATTTAAATGAAAAAGGCTATATCCCTAAAATAACAACAAACGGAACATTAATTACAAGAGAATTAGCTAAAGAGCTTGCAAATTATAAAATATTAACATTACAAATAAGTTTAGATGCCCCAAATAAAGAATGCTATTCTAATATAAGGGGTTCAGAAACTTATTTTGATAGAATTTTAGAAAGCATTGAATATTTAAAAGAATTTAAAATCCCGATTTGCCTTTCAATGGTATTGTTGAAGACGAATATAAATTTAGTGGAGGATTTTATAATATTTGCTAAAAAAATTAAAGTAAATGGTGTTAGATTTATAGATTTTATCCCTAATTCAAATGAAAAAATGTTGTTAGTCCCTTCAAACGAAGAAATTAAAAAAGCTTATATTACAATGAACAAATTTGAAAATACACCTGAGTTTAAAATCATAAAACCATATAAGTTACTAAGCACTTTAGTATTTGACAAAAAAAATGAAATAAATTATTCGAACTTTACTTTACTGCAATGGGTTAACAGGGAAAAAAAGGTTATATGTGAAGCAGCAAATATTATAGTTCACATAAAAGCTAATGGAGATATTACACCGTGTGTTTTTTTTAGAGAAAAAAAATTTATTGCTGGAAACATACTGCAAAATGATTTTTTATCTATATGGAACCATTCACCAATCTTCAATCTATTTAGAGAACTTTCCAATAACAATTGTCCTCCTTGTATTCATTTTAGTACTTGTATGGGTGGTTGTAGGGCTCTTGCTTATTATGTTAATAAAAATCTTAATGGTATTGACAGTCGATGCTGGCATAATTAA
- a CDS encoding PqqD family protein has product MFKKNEFINVRQETEEEYIFFNTKTGETFLLNDIGYIIFECALKSMSMSDLVKNVCQKTNDDIEVANKTIENFIKILLEKNILIQGDTKE; this is encoded by the coding sequence ATGTTTAAGAAAAATGAATTTATCAATGTAAGGCAAGAAACTGAAGAAGAGTATATTTTCTTTAATACAAAAACAGGTGAAACTTTCTTACTAAATGATATAGGGTATATCATTTTTGAGTGTGCTCTCAAATCTATGAGCATGTCCGATTTGGTAAAAAATGTATGTCAAAAAACTAACGATGATATTGAAGTGGCTAATAAAACTATAGAAAACTTTATAAAAATTCTATTAGAGAAAAACATTCTAATTCAGGGAGATACTAAAGAATGA
- a CDS encoding MFS transporter: MKNNRNAINLLCSQFISEIGNWIDRVALLTLVYNVSKSSLQMSILSILILSPAIIFGIPFGKIIDLSNKKTILVFGDISRALLVILVPYFTNYVFLIVFIISSVTAIYENTRNSIIPELTTKEEIRKINSLSSSLNSIMMVIGPSIGGLLTSYLNLKYCFFIDSFTFLVSAIFVSQISYHKYESTENKSRNIRYLEFLKYLKSNFIIKSLIILNGLIGLFAGILNGLLIVYVINYLHTDSKGYGFILTSKGTAMVITSLYVYKYIKTIKNETLLLTGVIGIGISTTLFSLSNIFVFALFIHFVNGICNSFYAIARTTIIQENCNKKLLGRVFSFNSIVGNISSIISLLIGGIISNTISVKTIFLTSGISIALIGMVYFINLKKLS; the protein is encoded by the coding sequence ATGAAAAACAATAGAAATGCTATTAACTTGTTATGCTCTCAATTTATATCAGAGATTGGAAATTGGATTGATAGGGTTGCTTTACTTACATTAGTGTATAACGTTAGTAAGTCAAGTTTACAAATGTCTATTCTTTCTATTTTAATATTATCACCTGCTATTATATTTGGTATTCCATTTGGGAAAATAATTGATTTATCAAACAAAAAAACAATTTTGGTATTTGGAGATATTTCGAGAGCGTTATTAGTAATATTAGTGCCATATTTCACCAATTATGTGTTTTTGATTGTGTTTATTATATCTTCTGTCACCGCTATTTATGAAAATACAAGAAATAGTATTATACCAGAACTAACCACCAAAGAAGAAATACGTAAAATTAACAGTCTCAGTAGCTCATTAAATTCCATTATGATGGTTATTGGTCCCTCAATAGGTGGGTTATTAACTTCTTATCTTAATTTGAAATATTGTTTTTTTATTGATTCATTTACCTTTCTTGTTTCTGCCATTTTTGTTTCTCAGATTTCGTACCATAAATATGAAAGCACTGAAAATAAAAGTAGAAATATAAGATATTTGGAATTTTTAAAATATTTGAAATCTAACTTTATCATAAAAAGTTTAATAATTCTCAATGGTTTGATTGGTTTATTTGCAGGAATTCTAAACGGACTGTTAATCGTTTATGTGATTAACTATTTACATACTGATTCAAAAGGATATGGTTTTATTCTGACATCAAAAGGAACTGCAATGGTTATTACCTCACTTTATGTTTATAAATATATAAAAACAATAAAAAATGAGACCCTCCTTTTAACAGGAGTAATAGGTATTGGTATTTCTACTACTTTATTCTCATTAAGTAATATTTTTGTCTTTGCTCTTTTCATCCATTTTGTGAATGGAATATGTAATTCATTTTATGCTATTGCTCGAACTACTATAATCCAAGAAAATTGTAACAAGAAACTATTAGGAAGAGTTTTTAGCTTTAATTCAATCGTGGGAAATATCTCCTCAATTATTTCATTATTAATTGGAGGAATTATATCTAATACTATATCTGTTAAGACAATTTTCTTAACCAGCGGAATTAGCATTGCATTAATAGGAATGGTTTATTTTATTAATTTAAAAAAACTATCATGA
- a CDS encoding aminopeptidase, translating to MSEKSYGQELYEKLSYTSKNAWEVLKEEEKPFVFDLAEKYKHFLNCAKTEREAVEYFIERAKEKGYKEFNSNIQKLKPGDKVYFVNNNKSILLAHIGKKPLKEGFNLIGSHIDSPRLDLKPKPLYESNELALLKTHYYGGIKKYHWVNVPLSIHGVVVKSDGSKVKITIGEDENDPVFYITDLLVHLSSDQLQKKASEAIPAENLNVLIGSMPFNDEKVKEKVKLNVLKILNEKYGITEEDLISADIEVVPAAKARDVGLDRSLIGAYGQDDRACSFLAAEGIFSIDETPEKTALVYLVDKEEIGSVGISSAEASFFDVSVAKLMKALGEYENSLDLALCFENSAAISGDVAAALDPTYEGAYDKLNSTLIGHGVTIEKYTGVRGKYSGSEATAEYVGKIRNFLNSNNICWQTGLLGKVDQGGGGTIALFIARKMINVIDSGVPVLSMHSTFEITSKVDVYMTYKFYNQFLRKFE from the coding sequence ATGAGCGAGAAGTCTTATGGCCAAGAGCTTTATGAAAAATTATCCTACACTTCTAAAAATGCATGGGAAGTTTTAAAAGAAGAAGAAAAGCCTTTTGTTTTTGATTTGGCAGAAAAGTATAAGCACTTTTTGAACTGTGCAAAGACAGAAAGAGAAGCAGTTGAATATTTCATAGAAAGAGCTAAAGAAAAAGGATATAAAGAATTTAACAGTAATATCCAAAAATTAAAGCCAGGTGATAAGGTATATTTTGTCAACAATAACAAAAGCATTTTGCTTGCTCATATAGGGAAAAAACCATTGAAAGAAGGATTTAATCTGATAGGTAGCCATATAGATTCTCCACGACTTGATTTGAAGCCAAAGCCACTATATGAGTCAAATGAACTTGCACTTTTGAAGACACACTATTATGGTGGCATTAAAAAATATCACTGGGTAAATGTACCCCTTAGCATCCACGGAGTTGTTGTGAAAAGTGATGGCTCAAAAGTGAAGATTACAATTGGTGAAGATGAAAATGACCCTGTTTTTTATATAACAGACCTTCTTGTTCACTTGTCTTCTGATCAGCTTCAGAAAAAAGCAAGCGAGGCAATTCCCGCTGAGAACTTGAATGTGCTCATAGGAAGTATGCCGTTTAATGATGAGAAAGTGAAAGAAAAGGTAAAACTTAATGTCTTGAAGATTCTGAATGAAAAATATGGTATTACAGAAGAGGATCTTATTTCAGCTGACATTGAGGTTGTGCCTGCTGCAAAAGCACGTGATGTGGGGCTTGACAGAAGCCTAATTGGCGCATATGGTCAGGATGACAGAGCATGCAGTTTTTTAGCAGCAGAAGGCATCTTTTCAATAGATGAAACTCCGGAAAAAACTGCGCTGGTCTATTTGGTTGACAAAGAGGAAATAGGAAGTGTAGGAATATCAAGCGCTGAGGCAAGCTTTTTTGATGTATCAGTTGCAAAGCTAATGAAAGCATTGGGTGAGTACGAGAATAGCCTTGATTTGGCTCTTTGCTTTGAAAACTCAGCAGCAATTTCTGGCGATGTTGCAGCAGCACTTGACCCAACATATGAAGGTGCTTATGATAAGCTCAATTCTACGTTAATTGGCCATGGTGTCACTATTGAAAAGTATACAGGGGTTAGAGGCAAATATAGTGGTTCTGAAGCAACAGCAGAGTATGTAGGCAAAATCAGAAACTTTTTGAATTCAAATAACATTTGCTGGCAGACAGGTCTTTTAGGTAAAGTTGATCAAGGCGGTGGAGGTACAATTGCTCTGTTTATCGCAAGAAAAATGATAAATGTAATAGACTCAGGCGTTCCAGTTTTATCTATGCACTCAACATTTGAAATAACAAGCAAGGTTGATGTTTATATGACATACAAGTTTTATAACCAGTTTTTGAGAAAGTTTGAATGA
- a CDS encoding Nramp family divalent metal transporter: protein MQNAREILKYIGPGLLVTVGFIDPGNWASNVAAGSQFGLKLLWVVLLSTIILIVLQHNAAHLGIATGLCLAEATSIYLNKSLAIVVLSSAMLATVSTAMAEILGASIALEMLFKIPIKLGCLIILPFTMFFLFSNSYKKVERWIIAFVSLIGLSFLIELFLVKVPVKDVVIGWITPSIPSGSLIVVLSILGAVVMPHNLFLHSEIIQSRQWNTQDEKVIKHQLKFEFVDTLFSMFIGFLINSSMIIIAHTTFYTKGIFVESLPQAQQMLKPILGNFSATIFAFALLLSGISSSITAAYTGGTIMAGFYRRPYNIEELPTKVGIIIPLVLASIIIVFISNPFRALILSQMLLSIQLPITIILQIYLTSSKKVMGKFANSLADKIILGIVAALVIGLDVFLLITTL, encoded by the coding sequence ATGCAAAACGCAAGGGAAATACTCAAATATATAGGACCAGGACTTCTTGTTACCGTGGGATTTATCGACCCTGGAAACTGGGCATCAAACGTGGCTGCAGGAAGCCAGTTTGGTTTAAAACTTTTGTGGGTAGTTTTACTATCAACCATAATTTTGATAGTGCTTCAGCACAACGCAGCTCATCTTGGCATTGCAACAGGTCTTTGCTTGGCTGAAGCAACTTCAATCTATCTTAATAAATCTCTTGCCATAGTGGTGCTCTCATCTGCCATGCTGGCAACAGTCTCAACTGCTATGGCAGAAATCTTAGGAGCGTCAATTGCCCTTGAGATGCTTTTTAAAATTCCTATTAAGCTTGGGTGTTTAATCATCCTGCCTTTTACCATGTTTTTCTTGTTTTCTAACTCATATAAAAAGGTTGAAAGGTGGATAATTGCGTTTGTGTCGCTGATAGGTCTTTCCTTTTTGATAGAGCTTTTTCTTGTGAAGGTCCCTGTAAAAGATGTGGTCATTGGCTGGATAACTCCAAGCATACCTTCTGGTTCACTAATTGTTGTTCTTTCAATACTTGGTGCGGTTGTCATGCCACACAATTTGTTTTTACATTCTGAAATAATTCAGAGCAGGCAGTGGAACACTCAAGACGAAAAGGTAATAAAACATCAGCTCAAATTTGAGTTTGTTGATACACTTTTTTCAATGTTTATAGGATTTTTAATTAACAGCAGCATGATTATAATAGCTCACACAACCTTTTACACAAAAGGTATCTTTGTTGAATCGCTACCACAGGCTCAGCAGATGTTAAAGCCTATTTTGGGAAATTTCTCTGCAACAATTTTTGCATTTGCTCTATTGCTTTCTGGCATCTCCTCAAGCATAACAGCTGCATATACAGGTGGAACAATCATGGCAGGGTTTTATAGAAGGCCTTACAACATAGAAGAGCTGCCAACTAAAGTTGGAATTATCATTCCATTGGTGTTAGCATCTATCATCATAGTTTTTATCTCAAATCCGTTCAGAGCTTTAATACTCTCACAGATGCTATTGAGTATCCAGCTACCAATCACAATCATTCTTCAAATTTATTTGACGTCATCCAAAAAAGTCATGGGTAAATTCGCAAACTCTTTAGCAGATAAGATAATTCTTGGAATTGTGGCAGCTTTAGTAATAGGACTTGATGTTTTTCTGCTCATAACTACTTTATAA
- a CDS encoding DUF6485 family protein, translating into MECTLSKNLSICTCTYEPCPRKGRCCECLHYHRKNGQLPACYFSKEAERTYDRSIENFIRDYSSRK; encoded by the coding sequence ATGGAGTGCACACTTTCAAAAAACCTTTCAATCTGCACATGTACTTATGAACCGTGTCCAAGAAAAGGAAGATGCTGCGAGTGTTTGCACTATCACAGGAAAAATGGACAGCTTCCTGCTTGCTATTTTTCAAAAGAAGCAGAAAGGACATATGACCGTTCAATAGAAAACTTCATTCGTGACTATTCTTCAAGGAAGTAA
- a CDS encoding B12-binding domain-containing radical SAM protein, protein MILLVAINSKYVHTNLAVRYLYQLCKENYPCEYVEFNINQSLHDVLYEILSKKPEYVAISTYIWNRSYVEKLVEGLKKARKDIKIILGGPEVYFDSLDEWKFVDIIIRGEGEYPFLDLCDHIAAGRQYTQKEYPPFDLNKLPFAYKDEKLDQSRIYYYESSRGCPFRCTYCLSSIEKSVRFASLEKVFEELDYLFKKQVRLIKFVDRTFNANKERAIKIIEFCKQKSQATQIHFEIDPTLLDSDIITAINTSKDNLFRLEIGLQSFNPQTLDAIDRFYDIDKIDKNLKELMENKKAIVHLDLIAGLPYEDFLSFKRSLDKTILYFADEVQLGFLKMLKGTKIREEAAKYNYEFFKDPPYEVISNSFISFEEIYELKKIEDLIDKVYNRQYLYFTLRYIFQKISPSEFFEKLSSKVNSNLNTREFIKELYIAIKENFDFDKAVFDNLFRFDILRRFPEEFLPEELAVSKEEKEKIKQAIYRVSPEYQDIGEPKEIIRRSRACIFGFDIERFIEDNKIENGDFLYIFFEEKVKKIKLQ, encoded by the coding sequence ATGATCCTGCTTGTTGCAATAAACTCAAAGTATGTTCATACAAATTTAGCAGTCAGATACCTTTATCAGCTCTGTAAAGAAAACTATCCATGCGAATATGTTGAGTTTAATATCAATCAGTCTTTGCATGATGTGCTCTATGAGATTTTGAGTAAGAAACCTGAATATGTTGCAATTTCAACATATATCTGGAACAGAAGCTATGTCGAAAAACTTGTTGAAGGATTAAAAAAGGCAAGGAAAGACATAAAAATAATTCTTGGCGGGCCAGAAGTGTATTTTGACAGCCTTGATGAGTGGAAGTTTGTTGACATAATAATCAGAGGAGAGGGAGAGTACCCTTTTTTAGATTTATGTGACCATATTGCGGCTGGCAGGCAATATACCCAAAAAGAGTATCCGCCGTTTGATTTGAACAAACTTCCTTTTGCGTACAAGGACGAGAAGTTAGACCAAAGCAGAATCTATTATTATGAAAGCAGCAGAGGCTGCCCTTTTAGATGTACGTATTGTCTTTCTTCTATTGAAAAAAGTGTTAGATTTGCGTCTCTTGAAAAGGTGTTCGAAGAGCTTGACTATCTTTTTAAAAAACAAGTAAGACTTATAAAGTTTGTTGACAGGACATTTAACGCAAACAAAGAAAGAGCAATAAAAATAATAGAGTTTTGTAAACAAAAGTCGCAAGCTACCCAAATACACTTTGAAATAGACCCAACACTTTTAGATAGTGACATTATCACTGCAATAAATACTTCAAAAGATAATCTCTTCAGACTTGAAATAGGTCTTCAGAGTTTCAATCCACAAACTCTTGATGCAATTGATAGATTTTATGATATAGATAAAATTGATAAAAACTTGAAAGAGCTTATGGAGAACAAAAAGGCCATTGTTCATCTTGACTTGATAGCAGGCTTGCCATATGAAGATTTTTTGAGTTTTAAAAGAAGTCTTGATAAAACTATATTGTATTTTGCGGACGAAGTTCAACTTGGATTTTTGAAGATGTTAAAAGGAACAAAGATAAGAGAAGAAGCAGCTAAATACAATTATGAGTTTTTCAAAGATCCGCCGTATGAGGTTATCTCAAATAGCTTTATTAGCTTTGAAGAGATTTATGAGCTTAAAAAAATAGAAGATTTGATAGACAAAGTTTACAACAGGCAGTACCTCTATTTTACTTTAAGATACATCTTTCAAAAAATTTCTCCTTCTGAATTTTTTGAAAAGCTCTCAAGCAAAGTGAATAGCAATTTAAACACAAGGGAGTTTATAAAAGAGCTTTACATAGCCATAAAAGAGAATTTTGATTTTGACAAGGCTGTATTTGATAACTTGTTCAGATTTGACATTCTAAGAAGGTTTCCGGAAGAATTTTTGCCAGAGGAATTGGCAGTGTCGAAAGAGGAAAAAGAGAAAATTAAACAAGCAATATACAGAGTCAGCCCAGAATACCAAGATATCGGAGAACCAAAAGAGATTATTAGAAGATCAAGGGCTTGCATATTCGGATTTGACATTGAAAGGTTTATAGAAGATAATAAAATTGAAAATGGAGATTTTTTATACATCTTTTTCGAAGAGAAAGTAAAGAAAATAAAACTTCAGTAA
- a CDS encoding DsrE/DsrF/DrsH-like family protein, whose product MREDKKTIIVFSNDMDKVMAAFVIATGAAAMGDEVTMFFTFWGLNVLRDAKKKAQGKSFLEKMFGAMMPKGVEKLPLSKMNFLGIGPKLMKYMMKKKNVMMLPEMIKQAQELGIKMVACSMSMDVMGIKKEELIDGVEIGGVATYLGEASEAGVNLFI is encoded by the coding sequence ATGAGAGAGGATAAGAAGACCATTATTGTCTTTAGCAATGACATGGACAAGGTGATGGCTGCATTTGTAATTGCAACTGGTGCTGCTGCGATGGGCGATGAAGTGACAATGTTTTTTACATTCTGGGGTTTGAATGTTCTAAGAGATGCTAAAAAGAAAGCACAGGGAAAATCATTTTTAGAAAAAATGTTTGGTGCTATGATGCCAAAAGGGGTTGAAAAGCTTCCACTTTCAAAGATGAACTTTTTAGGGATTGGTCCAAAGCTTATGAAATATATGATGAAAAAGAAAAACGTGATGATGTTACCTGAGATGATAAAACAAGCGCAAGAGCTTGGTATAAAGATGGTTGCATGTTCAATGTCAATGGATGTTATGGGGATAAAAAAAGAAGAGTTAATTGATGGTGTTGAAATTGGTGGTGTTGCCACATATCTTGGTGAGGCAAGCGAAGCAGGTGTGAATCTGTTTATCTAA
- a CDS encoding sulfurtransferase TusA family protein — protein sequence MAEYFIDAKGLQCPGPITQLFKQMKEAQSGDIVTIEVTDPAFKRDVESWCKKTKNELLSLEEVNDVIKAKIKKA from the coding sequence GTGGCAGAATATTTTATTGATGCAAAGGGTCTTCAGTGTCCGGGGCCTATTACTCAACTTTTTAAGCAGATGAAAGAAGCTCAAAGTGGTGACATAGTCACAATTGAGGTGACAGATCCAGCATTCAAAAGAGATGTGGAGAGCTGGTGTAAAAAGACAAAAAATGAACTTTTGTCTTTAGAAGAAGTAAATGATGTTATAAAAGCTAAGATAAAGAAAGCTTAA
- a CDS encoding metal-sensitive transcriptional regulator, whose protein sequence is MPDKERKEEILSRLKNIKGHIDGIIKMVEEEKECEEIMLQIAAVKNAIEKVGYFIIESHAAECLSSVGNKDDIQRILNIMMKFLG, encoded by the coding sequence ATGCCTGACAAGGAGAGAAAAGAAGAGATTCTAAGTAGACTAAAAAATATTAAAGGTCACATTGATGGTATTATTAAAATGGTGGAAGAGGAAAAAGAATGCGAAGAGATTATGCTTCAAATAGCTGCAGTAAAAAACGCAATAGAAAAAGTTGGTTATTTTATAATCGAAAGTCATGCTGCAGAGTGCTTGTCAAGCGTAGGAAACAAAGATGATATCCAAAGGATTTTAAATATAATGATGAAGTTTTTGGGGTAA
- a CDS encoding 4Fe-4S binding protein: protein MKKAVLNKNLCDRSPFCPASRSCKFGAIKRKVRGFFDVEIEIDKEKCTGCGGCTRYCPQGAIEIVEE from the coding sequence ATGAAAAAGGCAGTACTTAACAAAAATCTATGTGATAGGTCACCATTTTGCCCAGCTTCACGTTCGTGCAAGTTTGGAGCAATAAAGAGAAAAGTGCGCGGTTTTTTTGATGTTGAGATTGAAATAGACAAAGAAAAGTGTACAGGATGTGGGGGTTGTACAAGGTATTGTCCTCAAGGTGCAATTGAAATTGTTGAAGAGTAG